The following are from one region of the Rhodopirellula sp. P2 genome:
- a CDS encoding Do family serine endopeptidase — MRNQWKPISFALGSLWLATLTTAVVVSLPDGMRSDALADQTNRTATSIDPGQGLNTAQDLSASFRTVAEAMRPSVVSISSKTTAKSVSNRLPPGLRSQLPPGFEDFFEERSRGSQQMPTREGQGSGVVVREDGYILTNNHVVEGADEVYVELSDDRRLPAEVVGTDPETDLAVLKIQAKGLRAIAFGDSDAIQVGDWVLAIGSPFGLDQTVTAGIISGKNRNRQIVNNGQGFEDFLQTDAAINPGNSGGPLVNLRGELVGINTAILSRSGASAGIGFAIPVSLARPVLTSIIEYGQVRRGFLGAQVRDVTPELVDEMGLKVKDGALIQGVLDKQPAANANLQPGDVVVSVDGKKVRSSSQLVNYIASRPPGASVSMVINRDGETLDKTVDLQERTSEAMAMFHGGSVLGAKLEPITPESAQRYGYAGMESGLIVVGVEDGGIAAESGLMAGDVIESAGGNAVQTVNELQVIIAEAKRQGIPLRLIIRRGNTRMIVPLQ, encoded by the coding sequence ATGCGAAATCAATGGAAACCAATCAGCTTTGCTTTGGGAAGTTTGTGGCTTGCCACGCTGACCACCGCGGTCGTGGTGAGTTTGCCTGACGGCATGCGGTCCGATGCGCTGGCGGATCAAACGAATCGAACCGCGACCTCGATCGATCCGGGGCAGGGACTGAACACGGCTCAGGATTTGTCGGCTTCTTTCCGAACCGTTGCCGAAGCAATGCGTCCCAGCGTTGTTAGCATCAGTTCCAAGACGACAGCCAAGTCCGTGAGCAATCGCCTGCCGCCGGGACTGCGAAGCCAGTTGCCACCTGGATTTGAAGATTTCTTCGAAGAACGTTCGCGAGGCAGCCAGCAGATGCCCACTCGGGAAGGCCAGGGCAGTGGTGTGGTTGTTCGAGAAGACGGTTACATCCTGACCAACAATCACGTGGTGGAAGGCGCTGACGAGGTTTATGTCGAACTGAGTGACGATCGTCGATTGCCCGCCGAAGTGGTGGGGACCGACCCCGAAACCGATTTGGCGGTCTTGAAAATCCAAGCCAAAGGGTTGCGGGCGATTGCCTTCGGCGATTCCGATGCTATTCAAGTGGGGGATTGGGTGCTGGCGATCGGCAGTCCCTTCGGTTTGGATCAAACCGTGACCGCGGGCATCATCAGTGGCAAGAACCGCAACCGTCAGATCGTCAACAACGGCCAAGGGTTCGAGGACTTCTTGCAAACCGACGCGGCCATCAACCCGGGGAACTCCGGCGGGCCGTTGGTGAACCTGCGTGGCGAATTGGTCGGGATCAACACTGCAATTCTTTCTCGCAGTGGTGCCAGCGCCGGCATCGGATTCGCAATCCCTGTTTCTCTGGCTCGGCCCGTGCTAACGTCGATCATCGAATACGGGCAGGTGCGGCGCGGATTCTTGGGAGCCCAAGTCCGTGACGTGACACCGGAATTGGTTGATGAAATGGGATTGAAGGTCAAAGACGGTGCGTTGATTCAAGGCGTGTTGGACAAACAACCTGCCGCGAATGCGAATCTGCAACCTGGCGACGTGGTCGTCAGTGTGGATGGAAAGAAAGTCCGTAGCAGTTCGCAATTGGTCAACTACATCGCCAGTCGTCCTCCGGGGGCGAGCGTCTCGATGGTCATCAATCGCGATGGCGAAACGCTGGACAAAACCGTCGATTTGCAAGAGCGAACCAGCGAAGCGATGGCGATGTTCCATGGCGGCAGCGTGCTGGGGGCCAAACTCGAACCAATCACGCCTGAATCCGCTCAACGCTATGGCTACGCGGGAATGGAATCGGGATTGATCGTCGTCGGAGTCGAAGATGGTGGAATCGCGGCGGAGTCCGGACTGATGGCCGGCGATGTGATCGAAAGTGCCGGTGGCAACGCGGTCCAAACAGTGAATGAATTGCAGGTGATCATCGCGGAAGCCAAGCGGCAAGGCATTCCATTGCGATTGATCATTCGTCGTGGGAACACCCGGATGATCGTTCCGCTGCAGTGA
- the glgC gene encoding glucose-1-phosphate adenylyltransferase → MLVQHVAGADMPNAVGNHESMMRQTVTVILAGGRGSRLEPLTRDRAKPAVPIGGAYRIIDFVLSNCLNSDMRRLLLLTQYKAQSLDRHINVAWRNYFCRELGEFIDVVPPQQRIDDNWYQGTADAVYQNIYAIEREAPEYVVILAGDHLYKMNYESMVNFHHRKGADVTVGALRVSREEARQFGVMQVDTDNRLVEFQEKPENPRPTLDDPDVCLASMGIYVFNTRFLFERLCDDATQPNSDHDFGKNIIPDAIQDSQVFAFPFTDENRKREAYWRDVGTLEAYYEANMDLVGVDPQLNLYDRQWPIRSFQPQLPPPKFVFGSEGRSSRRGEALDSIVCQGAIISGGCVRRSVIGSGCRINSYAQVEDSILFDDVNVGRHSRIRRAIIDKGVQIPPETEIGYDLAMDRARGLTVTDSGLVVIARGEMIAPPVTTNGSSDPSSTLTS, encoded by the coding sequence ATGCTCGTTCAGCATGTTGCGGGTGCCGACATGCCCAACGCGGTAGGAAACCACGAATCCATGATGCGACAAACAGTAACGGTGATTTTGGCCGGAGGTCGTGGCTCACGACTGGAACCACTCACGCGCGATCGAGCGAAGCCGGCGGTGCCCATTGGCGGCGCCTATCGCATCATCGACTTTGTGCTGAGCAATTGTTTGAACAGCGACATGCGACGGTTGTTGCTGCTGACGCAGTACAAAGCCCAGTCGTTGGACCGACACATCAACGTGGCCTGGCGAAACTATTTCTGTCGTGAATTGGGCGAATTCATCGACGTCGTTCCGCCTCAGCAACGCATCGATGACAATTGGTACCAAGGCACCGCCGACGCGGTCTACCAAAACATCTACGCAATTGAACGGGAAGCCCCTGAATACGTCGTGATTTTGGCGGGCGACCACCTGTACAAAATGAACTATGAATCGATGGTGAACTTTCATCATCGCAAAGGAGCGGATGTCACCGTTGGCGCGCTGCGTGTCAGTCGCGAGGAAGCCAGACAGTTTGGCGTGATGCAGGTCGACACCGACAACCGGTTGGTCGAATTTCAGGAAAAACCGGAAAACCCGCGTCCCACACTCGACGATCCGGATGTCTGCTTGGCGTCGATGGGCATCTACGTGTTCAACACCCGGTTCCTGTTCGAGCGACTGTGTGACGACGCGACTCAGCCCAACAGCGACCATGACTTCGGCAAAAACATCATCCCGGATGCCATTCAAGACAGCCAAGTCTTTGCGTTCCCATTCACCGACGAGAACCGCAAACGCGAAGCGTACTGGCGGGATGTCGGCACGCTCGAGGCGTACTACGAAGCCAACATGGATCTGGTTGGCGTGGATCCTCAACTCAACCTGTATGACCGGCAGTGGCCGATCCGTTCCTTCCAGCCCCAACTGCCGCCCCCCAAGTTTGTCTTCGGCAGCGAAGGCCGCTCATCACGCCGCGGGGAAGCCTTGGATTCAATCGTTTGCCAAGGCGCGATCATCAGTGGCGGTTGTGTTCGCCGCAGCGTCATCGGCTCGGGCTGTCGCATCAACAGCTACGCTCAAGTTGAAGACAGCATTTTGTTTGACGATGTGAACGTCGGACGCCACAGTCGCATCCGCCGCGCCATTATCGACAAGGGCGTGCAGATCCCACCGGAAACAGAAATTGGATATGATCTGGCGATGGACCGCGCTCGTGGTTTAACAGTCACTGACAGTGGACTCGTTGTGATAGCGCGCGGCGAAATGATCGCACCGCCAGTCACCACGAACGGATCCTCCGATCCATCCTCGACCTTGACTTCCTGA
- a CDS encoding diguanylate cyclase yields the protein MNPSLIAAGFFFAAVLVAIGYVVGRRRRKHPTAVPEGPIIHEDERQRMLGLLEGLSRWTNEYSGNVSNYQSELGELSDAMRISIQQSRSGAARSGPQTDNQNASDARMVTLINQIMSTNTELQTRLEAAEKQLEEQTEQIQSYLTEARTDGLTGLFNRRAFDKKLDELFVAYRGGGKSFTLILIDIDHFKMINDTHGHPIGDVVLQQISQRLGNGMQDAEIVSRFGGEEFAILTYLPIRVAADKANKLRERMANDSIEIGSAELTVTLSVGLSTPHEDLVIGPIVRRADEALYSAKNMGRNRVYFNDGNGAQLIGAPEVVRS from the coding sequence GTGAATCCGTCTCTGATCGCCGCCGGTTTCTTCTTTGCAGCGGTCTTGGTCGCAATCGGTTATGTCGTGGGACGTCGCCGACGCAAACACCCGACGGCCGTCCCCGAAGGTCCGATCATCCACGAGGACGAGCGTCAGCGAATGCTGGGTTTGCTCGAAGGTCTTTCACGATGGACCAATGAATACTCCGGCAACGTTTCGAACTACCAAAGCGAGCTGGGCGAACTCAGCGACGCGATGCGGATCAGCATCCAACAATCGCGATCCGGGGCCGCCCGAAGCGGTCCTCAGACGGACAATCAAAACGCCAGTGACGCGAGAATGGTGACTCTGATCAATCAGATCATGTCAACCAACACCGAACTGCAAACCCGTCTGGAAGCCGCCGAAAAACAGTTGGAAGAACAGACCGAGCAAATTCAGTCTTACCTGACCGAAGCTCGCACGGACGGATTGACGGGATTGTTCAATCGTCGTGCGTTCGACAAAAAGCTCGATGAACTTTTTGTGGCCTACCGCGGCGGCGGCAAGTCCTTCACGCTGATCTTGATCGACATCGATCACTTCAAAATGATCAACGACACGCACGGGCACCCCATCGGCGATGTTGTTTTGCAACAGATTTCTCAGCGTTTGGGCAACGGCATGCAAGACGCGGAGATCGTCTCTCGATTTGGCGGCGAAGAATTCGCGATCCTGACCTATCTGCCAATTCGTGTGGCAGCGGACAAAGCCAACAAACTACGCGAACGCATGGCCAATGACTCCATTGAAATCGGTTCCGCCGAACTGACGGTCACATTGAGCGTCGGGCTGAGCACGCCGCATGAGGACCTGGTCATCGGCCCCATCGTGCGTCGCGCCGACGAGGCCCTGTACTCCGCGAAAAACATGGGTCGCAACCGGGTGTACTTCAACGATGGCAACGGGGCTCAATTGATCGGTGCCCCGGAGGTTGTCCGCTCGTAG
- a CDS encoding N-acetylglucosamine-6-phosphate deacetylase → MSHVDLQVNGYAGVDFNGDELSIEQVQQACRVMRSHQVDRCLGTVITDSMDAMCARIGRLADAIEQDEEVAKTVAGIHVEGPFLSPWDGYAGAHPKSEIRAANREDAQRLVDAGRGHVRLVTLAPEQDSAGKTTNWLSEQGIIVAAGHTNATLKDLDVAIDSGLTMFTHLGNACPSEVPRHDNIVQRVLSRASRLAISFIADGFHIPMMALGNYLKCVPEQNIIIVSDAISAAGLGPGTYALAGQNVHVDDDGAAWAECRTHFAGCATSVQSMTEKLRQELSVDEASIQAWTQTNPARLLDGK, encoded by the coding sequence TTGAGCCACGTCGATCTGCAAGTCAACGGTTACGCGGGCGTGGATTTCAACGGCGATGAATTGTCGATCGAGCAAGTTCAGCAGGCCTGTCGAGTCATGCGTTCTCATCAGGTGGATCGGTGCTTGGGCACGGTGATCACCGACTCGATGGACGCGATGTGCGCTCGCATCGGCCGCTTGGCGGACGCGATCGAACAGGATGAGGAGGTCGCGAAAACGGTCGCCGGAATCCATGTTGAAGGACCGTTCCTTTCCCCTTGGGATGGTTACGCGGGGGCGCACCCGAAATCGGAGATCCGGGCAGCGAATCGCGAGGATGCCCAGCGATTGGTGGATGCGGGACGCGGGCATGTTCGATTGGTCACGTTGGCACCGGAGCAAGATTCGGCAGGCAAAACGACGAATTGGCTGAGTGAGCAGGGAATCATCGTGGCGGCGGGGCACACCAACGCGACGTTGAAGGATTTGGATGTCGCGATCGATTCCGGACTGACGATGTTCACTCACCTGGGCAACGCGTGTCCTTCGGAAGTGCCCCGTCACGACAACATCGTGCAGCGAGTTCTTTCGCGTGCCTCGCGGTTGGCGATCAGCTTCATTGCCGATGGTTTTCACATTCCGATGATGGCGCTGGGCAACTATTTGAAGTGTGTGCCCGAACAGAACATCATCATCGTCAGTGATGCGATCAGTGCGGCTGGGTTGGGGCCAGGGACGTATGCGTTGGCCGGCCAAAACGTGCACGTCGATGACGACGGTGCGGCCTGGGCAGAGTGCCGCACGCACTTCGCGGGGTGCGCGACATCGGTTCAAAGCATGACCGAAAAGCTGCGTCAAGAATTGAGTGTCGACGAAGCCAGCATCCAAGCGTGGACCCAGACCAATCCAGCGAGATTGCTGGACGGAAAGTAG
- a CDS encoding glucosamine-6-phosphate deaminase — MLNKILAADRFEMGLWVGRNAADSIRMALNEFGHANLVVATGASQFEVLSSLAEQPGIDWSKVTGFHLDEYVGISPDHPASFCKYLRERFVEKVSPGEFHFLRGDRDPVETMKRVGDLLRQTRIDVSLVGIGENAHLAFNDPPANFTTTDPYLLVDLDQRCREQQVGEGWFSSLEEVPTQAISMSVQQILKSRQIFCSVPDAQKAEAVAKTLSVVNDPMVPASALHQHPNATLIIDIASSAELDRDTRNSMEPGN, encoded by the coding sequence ATGTTGAACAAGATCCTAGCCGCTGACCGCTTCGAAATGGGGCTGTGGGTGGGCCGAAATGCCGCCGATTCCATCCGAATGGCACTGAATGAGTTCGGTCATGCCAATCTCGTCGTGGCGACCGGTGCGTCACAGTTTGAAGTTTTGTCGTCTCTGGCAGAACAACCAGGCATCGATTGGTCCAAAGTGACCGGTTTCCATCTCGATGAGTACGTCGGGATTTCGCCGGATCATCCCGCCTCGTTTTGCAAATACCTTCGCGAACGCTTTGTTGAAAAAGTCTCGCCTGGCGAGTTTCATTTTCTTCGCGGGGATCGCGATCCGGTGGAAACGATGAAACGTGTGGGCGATTTGCTTCGTCAAACACGCATCGACGTGTCTTTGGTGGGAATCGGTGAGAACGCACACCTGGCGTTCAACGATCCCCCTGCCAACTTCACCACCACCGATCCGTATCTCCTGGTGGACTTGGACCAACGGTGTCGCGAGCAACAGGTTGGCGAAGGTTGGTTCTCGTCTCTGGAGGAAGTGCCGACCCAAGCGATCAGCATGTCGGTTCAGCAGATCCTGAAGTCCCGTCAAATCTTTTGTTCCGTTCCCGACGCTCAAAAGGCGGAAGCGGTGGCGAAAACTCTGTCGGTGGTCAACGACCCAATGGTTCCGGCTTCGGCACTGCATCAGCATCCCAATGCGACGCTGATCATCGACATCGCGTCGTCAGCAGAACTGGATCGCGACACTCGCAATTCGATGGAGCCTGGCAATTGA
- a CDS encoding NRAMP family divalent metal transporter, whose translation MTQPVAVNESGWKRYRRIGPAIVVAAVVLGPGSIVSASRVACGEGFDLLWIVPLAGILMIGMTAASMTIGVCKEKTLCGLVADRFGRWAAWVVGLSLLIAITLFQASNNNAMWMAVSGFIGHETVDKWSTLGRASGLLLFNGAIIALVWLGRRDLYRWIERAMAFLVGAMVLSFGASMFASAPDWSEVIGGLIPSLPTPDATSTLPTEAEAVASSDNASIAWMSMAALVATTFSVAGAFYQSYQVKEKGWKRANLSTGLVDVFVGISSLALITGMIYVTAATALHGNIAPQDLTDASVVALSLEPLFGSWARIVFSIGIFAGAASSFLVNALIGGVVFCDAIGTDCRVSSQPVRRATIAALLAGWAVASLAALTNVDLVSFIVIAQSLTVLCFPLLAGVIVWQLHTLDRHDVAWPIRVLAWIGLAVVIALSLKTLSGLI comes from the coding sequence GTGACACAGCCGGTAGCAGTAAACGAGAGTGGTTGGAAACGATATCGACGAATTGGCCCCGCGATTGTGGTCGCGGCCGTCGTTCTCGGCCCCGGAAGCATCGTCAGCGCCAGCCGCGTGGCCTGCGGCGAAGGCTTCGATCTGCTGTGGATCGTCCCCTTGGCGGGCATTTTAATGATCGGAATGACCGCTGCCTCGATGACCATCGGCGTTTGCAAAGAAAAAACTCTGTGCGGCTTGGTCGCCGATCGTTTTGGACGCTGGGCCGCGTGGGTCGTCGGATTGTCGCTGCTGATCGCGATCACGTTGTTCCAAGCCTCCAACAACAACGCGATGTGGATGGCCGTCAGTGGTTTCATTGGCCACGAAACAGTGGACAAATGGTCAACGCTCGGCCGAGCTTCGGGATTGCTGCTGTTCAACGGAGCCATCATTGCCTTGGTGTGGTTGGGCCGCCGAGATCTGTATCGCTGGATCGAACGAGCGATGGCGTTCCTCGTCGGTGCAATGGTGCTCTCGTTTGGAGCCAGCATGTTTGCATCGGCACCGGATTGGAGCGAAGTCATCGGCGGACTGATCCCCAGTTTGCCGACCCCGGACGCGACAAGCACGCTGCCGACCGAAGCCGAAGCGGTGGCCAGTTCCGACAACGCCTCGATCGCCTGGATGAGCATGGCAGCGCTCGTCGCGACCACGTTCTCCGTTGCGGGAGCGTTTTACCAGTCCTACCAAGTCAAAGAAAAAGGCTGGAAGCGAGCCAACCTCTCGACCGGTTTGGTCGACGTGTTTGTGGGCATTTCTTCCTTGGCCCTGATCACGGGAATGATCTACGTCACCGCTGCAACCGCCCTGCACGGCAACATCGCCCCCCAGGATCTGACCGACGCCTCCGTCGTCGCCTTGTCCCTCGAACCGCTGTTCGGATCCTGGGCCCGGATTGTCTTCTCCATCGGAATCTTCGCGGGTGCGGCCAGTTCATTCCTGGTCAACGCGTTGATCGGCGGTGTCGTCTTCTGCGACGCGATCGGAACCGATTGTCGAGTTTCCTCTCAACCGGTCCGACGAGCCACCATCGCGGCCCTGCTGGCGGGCTGGGCGGTTGCCAGCCTGGCGGCGCTCACCAACGTGGACCTGGTCAGCTTCATCGTCATCGCCCAGTCCCTGACGGTGCTTTGCTTTCCTTTGCTGGCCGGCGTGATCGTTTGGCAATTGCACACCTTGGACCGCCACGATGTCGCCTGGCCCATCCGAGTGCTGGCCTGGATCGGCTTGGCCGTCGTGATTGCCCTGTCCCTGAAAACGCTCAGCGGGTTGATTTGA
- a CDS encoding DUF2461 domain-containing protein, translated as MTSPIQPELFQFLEDLTDNNNREWFAENKARYEADVRQPAFELIRQLAVPLKRSAPMLRVIDKTQGGSLMRIHRDTRFSKDKTPYKTNVGISLRHDACFTGTVSDDIHAPGGYVHLSAEECFVGMGVWRPQRETLAAIRAALAEDPKAWRRARDAKSFRTSFELGGDRLKTSPRDYDRDHPMIEDLRRIDFIGIATLAPKEITAKDSVARITQLIRDARPFMRFLCDAVEVPY; from the coding sequence ATGACGTCTCCGATCCAACCCGAGTTGTTTCAGTTCCTCGAAGATCTCACGGACAACAACAACCGGGAGTGGTTCGCTGAAAACAAGGCCCGTTACGAAGCTGATGTTCGGCAACCGGCATTCGAGCTGATTCGGCAACTGGCCGTTCCGCTGAAACGATCGGCACCGATGCTGCGCGTGATCGACAAAACCCAGGGTGGATCGCTGATGCGGATCCACCGCGACACGCGGTTCAGCAAGGACAAGACGCCGTACAAGACCAACGTGGGGATCTCTCTGCGACATGACGCGTGCTTCACCGGCACGGTGTCCGACGACATTCATGCGCCCGGCGGCTACGTTCATTTGTCCGCGGAGGAATGCTTTGTGGGGATGGGGGTGTGGCGACCGCAACGTGAGACACTGGCGGCGATTCGAGCCGCCCTCGCGGAGGATCCCAAAGCTTGGCGACGGGCTCGCGATGCCAAGTCCTTTCGGACCTCGTTTGAGTTGGGCGGGGACCGGCTGAAGACGTCCCCACGCGACTACGACCGCGACCATCCGATGATTGAGGACTTGCGGCGGATCGACTTCATCGGCATCGCCACGTTGGCCCCCAAAGAGATCACCGCCAAGGACTCGGTGGCTCGGATCACGCAATTGATTCGAGATGCCAGGCCGTTCATGCGTTTCTTGTGCGACGCGGTCGAGGTGCCTTATTGA
- a CDS encoding EscU/YscU/HrcU family type III secretion system export apparatus switch protein, giving the protein MSDSGGDKKHSASERKRRQAREKGQIAKSQDLTSATLLLAAIWALYAIGGNMAAYLAGGIEHALGQTKLAPMTNQDATQYILQISQRLAMAAVPMMILMFIGGVLINVFQSGLLLSTEKLMPKLSNISPMSGAKRILSLQGVMRLVFGMFKVGIIGGIAYLALRAHHGDVISMASLSVPQLAKSMFDTLFGVSLWIGVGLFVLALIEYVYQWWKTEQDLMMTDQEVRDEMKDTEADPQVAARRRQVARQLAMGQLGTEVPKADVVASNPTELAIAIKYDPLTMPAPIVVAKGAGMIAQRIRRLALENSIPVVERKELAQALYKLVDVGQEVPAEQYQAVAEILRYVYQMQGKKVPQATAA; this is encoded by the coding sequence ATGTCTGATTCCGGTGGAGATAAGAAACACTCAGCGTCAGAACGCAAACGCAGGCAGGCTCGCGAAAAAGGCCAGATCGCGAAAAGCCAAGACCTGACGTCGGCGACTCTGCTGCTGGCTGCGATCTGGGCCCTGTACGCCATCGGCGGAAACATGGCGGCTTATTTGGCGGGAGGCATTGAGCATGCCCTCGGTCAAACCAAGTTGGCGCCCATGACCAACCAAGATGCCACGCAGTACATCTTGCAGATCTCGCAACGACTGGCGATGGCTGCCGTTCCGATGATGATTTTGATGTTCATCGGTGGCGTGTTGATCAACGTCTTTCAGTCAGGGTTGTTGCTGTCGACTGAAAAGTTGATGCCCAAGCTGAGCAACATCAGCCCGATGTCCGGAGCCAAACGGATTCTATCCCTGCAGGGCGTGATGCGATTGGTGTTCGGGATGTTCAAAGTCGGCATCATTGGTGGCATCGCTTACTTGGCACTGCGAGCACACCATGGCGACGTGATCTCGATGGCGTCGTTGTCCGTGCCGCAATTGGCCAAGTCGATGTTTGACACCTTGTTCGGGGTGTCGTTGTGGATCGGTGTGGGGTTGTTCGTGTTGGCGCTGATTGAATACGTCTACCAGTGGTGGAAGACAGAACAAGACTTGATGATGACAGACCAAGAAGTTCGCGATGAAATGAAGGACACGGAGGCGGACCCACAAGTCGCGGCACGTCGTCGGCAGGTCGCTCGTCAATTGGCGATGGGGCAACTCGGCACGGAAGTTCCCAAGGCCGACGTGGTGGCCAGCAATCCAACGGAACTCGCGATCGCGATCAAGTACGATCCGTTGACGATGCCGGCGCCCATCGTGGTGGCCAAAGGCGCTGGCATGATCGCACAGCGGATCCGGCGATTGGCTTTGGAAAATAGCATTCCGGTGGTGGAACGAAAGGAGCTGGCTCAGGCTCTCTATAAGCTGGTCGATGTGGGCCAAGAGGTCCCGGCCGAGCAATACCAAGCCGTGGCAGAAATCTTGCGGTACGTGTATCAAATGCAAGGCAAGAAAGTTCCTCAAGCAACCGCAGCCTGA
- a CDS encoding flagellar biosynthetic protein FliR, translated as MQAFVDLIFSHLVLGTLVLTRLGMLLMAMPAIGVGVPKRIRALLALVLTAILMPTLAAQCDHPSMPTIENLPELAVAIGREALIGMLIGATTQMVITGLQLAGEAITSTGGMQLGDSVDPTTSSSMPALARMVGMLVTTVMLITGGHRVVLRLLVESFQHIPPGNVRFTDSMMDAVIVVMGNSMASGVRVAGPVIAALLLANLVTGLISRTLPQINVLAIGLSINALAMLVVTALTIGSVAWMFQEDLTANVERLSAIWTTPDV; from the coding sequence ATGCAAGCCTTCGTTGATTTGATTTTCAGTCATCTGGTGCTCGGCACACTCGTGCTGACTCGCTTGGGCATGTTGCTGATGGCGATGCCCGCGATCGGTGTGGGGGTTCCCAAACGGATCCGAGCTTTGCTGGCACTGGTTCTGACGGCGATCCTGATGCCGACCTTGGCGGCCCAGTGTGACCATCCTTCGATGCCAACGATCGAAAACTTGCCTGAACTGGCCGTTGCGATCGGTCGCGAAGCGTTGATCGGAATGCTGATCGGTGCGACCACTCAAATGGTGATCACCGGGTTGCAACTGGCTGGCGAAGCGATCACCAGCACCGGCGGCATGCAGCTCGGTGATTCGGTGGACCCGACGACCTCCAGCAGCATGCCGGCGTTGGCGCGAATGGTCGGGATGTTGGTCACAACCGTGATGTTGATCACCGGAGGCCACCGAGTGGTGCTGCGTTTGCTGGTCGAAAGCTTTCAGCACATTCCACCGGGCAACGTGCGGTTCACGGATTCGATGATGGACGCCGTGATTGTGGTGATGGGCAATTCGATGGCGAGTGGCGTTCGCGTGGCCGGACCGGTGATCGCGGCGTTGTTGCTGGCGAACCTGGTGACCGGTTTGATCAGTCGGACATTGCCGCAGATCAACGTGTTGGCGATTGGGTTGTCGATCAACGCCCTGGCGATGCTGGTGGTCACGGCTTTGACCATCGGTTCGGTCGCCTGGATGTTCCAAGAAGACTTGACGGCGAACGTCGAGCGATTGTCCGCGATTTGGACGACGCCTGATGTCTGA
- the fliQ gene encoding flagellar biosynthesis protein FliQ gives MFESSDAIDLVREALLAAVILALPMLAVGMLAGLVIGLIQALTQIQDQTVSFVPKIMAMAAVLIACLPWLMSRMVEFTRHVFEDAGGL, from the coding sequence ATGTTTGAATCTTCCGATGCAATTGATTTGGTTCGTGAGGCTTTGTTGGCCGCCGTGATTTTGGCGCTGCCGATGTTGGCGGTCGGCATGCTCGCCGGACTGGTCATCGGGCTGATCCAGGCGCTCACGCAAATCCAAGATCAAACGGTTTCATTCGTTCCGAAAATCATGGCCATGGCTGCGGTCTTGATCGCTTGTTTGCCGTGGTTGATGTCGCGGATGGTTGAGTTCACTCGGCACGTCTTTGAAGACGCAGGTGGTTTGTAG